The Streptomyces capitiformicae genome contains the following window.
ACTGGCCCGCCTGATCCGCCGCCGCACCGGACTGCGCCTGCACGACCTGGGCCCGATGCGCGCCGCCCGCCGCGAAGCGCTGCAGGCCCTGGACCTGACCGACCGGCGCTCTGGCTACCCGCTGCAGATGGTGGTCCGTGCCGCCGAGGCCGGCTGGCGGGTGACGGAGACGGACGTGCCGTACCACCCGCGCACCGGCCGCTCGAAGGTGACGGGCACCTGGCGCGGCACCTGGCAGGCAGTACGCGACATGCGCGCCGTCCTCGGCGAGCGAGTCGTCACGGCACCGGCGGTCCCGGCCACCACCGTCCCGGGAGGCGGACGATGAGCGCCCGGCACCAGGGCCGGGGTGCGGCCACCCTACTGGTCATCGCGAAGGAGCCGGTGCCGGGCCGGGTCAAGACCCGGCTCACGCCGCCCTACACGCCCCAAGAGGCCGCCTTTTTGGCCGAGGCCGCCCTCGCCGACACCCTCCACACCCTGCTCCGGGTCCCCGCCCGCCGTCGTCTCCTCGTCCTCGACGGGACTCCCGGACCCTGGCTGCCGCCCGGCTTCGACGTCGTACCGCAGGCGGACGGCGGTCTGGACGAGCGGATCGCGGCCGCCTTCGCCCGGTGCGAGGACAGACCGGCCCTTCTGGTCGGCATGGACACCCCGCAGCTCACTCCCGAGCTGTTGTCCGGTGTCGGCCGGGACGGTCACGACGCCTGGTTCGGTCCGGCCGCCGACGGTGGCTTCTGGGCGCTGGGGTTCGCCGATCCGGCGCGGGCGGGGTCGGTCGTCCGGGGGGTGCCGATGTCCACGGACCGCACCGGTGCGGTCCAACGGTCGCGCCTGGCCGAGGCGGGACTGGCGGTGGCCAATCTGCCGGAGTTGCGCGATGTGGACACCGCCGCCGACGCCGCACAGGTCGCCGCCTGCTGTCCGCCCGGCTCCCGCTTCACTACCGCCCTGGCCTCGCTCGCGGAGGTCGCCCGATGAGGGGGGCGGCGACCGGCCTGGACACCGCCGCAACGGGGCGGACAGAGCCGGCCACGACGGGACCGCGGCCGCAGACCCTGACGGCGCGCACGGCGCGGATCTCCACGCTGACACAACCTGCGGCCGCACCCGGCGAGCCGTGGACCGACGACCCCTATGCCCACGCCCTTCGCGTCGGCCGCGGCCCGCTGTTCCTGCGCCGCCTGTCATCCCCTGATCATCCGGACGGCCTCCGCGAGCGGCTGCTCCCACTGGATGTCGAGCGCTGGTGCGCACCCCCCGACGCCGCCGACACCAGCGTGCTGAGCCGCTGCACCGGTCCGGTCCTGGACGTCGGCTGCGGGCCAGGGCGTCTGGTGGCCGCCCTGGCCGCCCGCGGTGTACCTGCGCTGGGCGCGGACCTCAGCCCGGCGGCCGTCGCCCGGACCCGGCGCCACGGGGGTGCCGCCGTGAGGAGGTCGGTCTTCGACCGCCTGCCGGATGAAGGCCGCTGGGGCACCGTCCTTCTGATGGACGGCAACATCGGCATCGGCGGCGATCCGTTCGCCCTGCTCACCCGGCTGCGAGAACTGGTCGCCCCCGGCGGGTGCCTGCTGGCCGAGGCCGCCCCGCACGACGTGGACGAACGACTGACCGTCCGTGTCGAGGACGGCCGGGGACGGCACGGTCGGCCGTTCCCCTGGGCCCGTGTCGGCACCACCGCGCTGCTGTATGCCGCCGACGCCACGGGCTGGGTCCTGACCGGTCGGTGGACGGCTTATGGCCGCCCCTTCCTCGAACTCCACCGCCGGAAGCCGACGCACGGCGCCGCGCCGCCCACGGCCAACGGAAAGCACGCACGCCCATGATCGACACCGCCGCTACCCACTCGCCGCAACCCCTGCCGACCGAGCCTCCCCAAGGGCGGCCCCGACGGCCGCCGAGTCGCAGCAGCCGGCGCACACGTATCCGCGCCGCCTGCACCGCGGCCCTGCTCGCCGCACTCACCGCAACGGTCGTCGGCACACTCCACGCGGGGGACAACCAGGGCGAATCCGGCTATCTGCTGGCCGGTTACGCCGTCGCCTGGACCCTGTTCGCCGCAGCGGCCCGGACGGTGCGCAAGGTCCCGGCCCGCGCCGCGACCGGTCTCGTACTGGCCGGGTCGGCAGCCATCGCGCTGGCCGCGCTCGCCACCCCGCCCCGCACCAGCACCGACATGTTCCGCTACGCCTGGGACGGTCGCGTCCAGGCCGCGGGCATCTCTCCCTACGCGCACCCGCCGGCCGCCCCCGAACTCGCCCACCTGCGCGACGACTGGCTCTTCCCCCGCGAAGGCGCCTGCGAGGACTGGGGGGTGACCCGGACGGACAGCGGCCTGTGTGCCCGCATCAACCGCCCCACCGTCCCGACCATCTACCCGCCCGTCGCCGAGGGCTGGTTCTTCGCCGTGCACGCCGTCTCCCCACCGGACAGCCGCCACAAGCCGCTCCAGGTCGGCGGCGCGGTCCTGGCGCTCGGCACCACAGTCGCTCTTCTGGCCGTGCTGCGCCGTCGCGGAGATCCCCAGCGAGCACCGGCCCGAGCCGCCCTGTGGGCCTGGTGTCCGGCCGTCCCCTTCGAAGCGGTCAACAACGCCCACATAGACACCCTCGGCGTTCTGCTCACCGTCCTCGCCCTCGGCACCGCCACCGCCGGCGCACGCCGCGGTGCGCTCCTGGGCGCAGCCATCGCCGTGAAACTCCTGCCCGTCCTGGTCCTGCCCGGCGCCCTGTCCGGCCGGCGCAGTCCGAAACACATCGCGCGCCTGCTCGCGGCCGTCCTCGCCGCGGTCGCGCTCGCCTACCTGCCCTACGTCGCCGCCTCCGGCGCCGGCGTCCTCGGCTACCTCCCCGGCTATCTCCACGAGGAGGGCTACCAACCGGGTCACGTCCGACGCTTCGCCCTGCTGCGGTTGCTGTTGCCGGACGCCGCCGCCGGAGTGGCCGTGGTCGTGCTCCTCGCACTGACCGCCCTGTACGTATGGTTGCGCGGCGACCCCGCCCGCCCCTGGCGCGGCGCCCTGCTGCTGACCGGCACGGCCCTGCTGCTGGTCTCGCCCAACTACCCCTGGTACTCGCTGCTCGTCGTCGCTCTCGTGGCGTTGGACGGCCGCTGGGAATGGCTGACCGTCACCCTCGCAGGCACCGTTCTGTATCTCGCGGGAGGCATACTGCCCGGCTGGCCCCTTCAGGCACTTGCCTACGGTGCGGCTGTTCTGACCGTGGTCCTCGGCGCCTTCCTGCGCTCCGACCGGGCACGGCGGATGGTGCGACACCGACTCGGGCGGCTGTCGATCGCTGTGTGAGGGTGCGCCGTCGACCGGGTGCGGGTATCCCCGCCGGCGCGCCGCGCGAGGCACGTCCCTGTGCGCGTGTCGGGCGGCTGGACGGCAGCCGTCAGGATGATGGCGACGTGCCGGGCGACCGTTTGGAGGACATCGCAGGGCAGCTGCTGCGGGCAGTGACGGTGACGTAATCGGCATGATGGCGACGTGCCGGGCGACCGTTTGGAGGACATCGCAGGGCAGCTGCTGCGGGCAGTGACGGTGACGCAACCGGCATCGCGGCTACCGCACAGAAGGCCACCTTCGGGAGGACACCGTCAGCGAAGCCTCCCGGGTGCCCTCTGCCACGGCCACCGGCCCGGCCTTGGCCCGGCTGTCTTCGGGACGGGCCACCGGCTGTCCCCCCGTGCCTGACAAGAGCCGGGCACCTGCCCTCGACCGTATGCGCGGGTGCGCCGTAAGGGTTTCGTCATCTCCCTCGGGTACGGGAACGACCGCCCGGCCCGTTGAATGGGTGACGAAGGTCGACCGCAAAAAGGAGAGGCGGGCATGGCACGCGTACGGAAGCTGCTGGGCAGGCCGTTGGGCATCGGGGTGCTGGTGGTGGCGGTCGCCGTGGCCGGCTTCGGGCTGTACTGGTTCCAGCCGTGGAAGCTGTGGCAGGACCAGACCGTGGAGGAGGCCCTGCCCGCGGCCCAGGTGACCCCCGGGCCCGCCGAGGAGGAGCAGTCGACCACCCCGGGAGCCGCCGAGGCGGAGCCGTCCGAGGCACCCTCCTCCCCGGCCGGGCCCCAGACGCTGGCCAGCGGTGAGCTGATCAGCCATGAGCACGCGACCTCCGGCACGGTGAAGCTCGTACGGCTGGACGACGGCTCGCATGTCGTCCGACTGGAGAACCTCGACACGAGCAACGGACCGGACCTGCGGGTGTGGCTGA
Protein-coding sequences here:
- a CDS encoding TIGR04282 family arsenosugar biosynthesis glycosyltransferase codes for the protein MSARHQGRGAATLLVIAKEPVPGRVKTRLTPPYTPQEAAFLAEAALADTLHTLLRVPARRRLLVLDGTPGPWLPPGFDVVPQADGGLDERIAAAFARCEDRPALLVGMDTPQLTPELLSGVGRDGHDAWFGPAADGGFWALGFADPARAGSVVRGVPMSTDRTGAVQRSRLAEAGLAVANLPELRDVDTAADAAQVAACCPPGSRFTTALASLAEVAR
- a CDS encoding class I SAM-dependent methyltransferase: MRGAATGLDTAATGRTEPATTGPRPQTLTARTARISTLTQPAAAPGEPWTDDPYAHALRVGRGPLFLRRLSSPDHPDGLRERLLPLDVERWCAPPDAADTSVLSRCTGPVLDVGCGPGRLVAALAARGVPALGADLSPAAVARTRRHGGAAVRRSVFDRLPDEGRWGTVLLMDGNIGIGGDPFALLTRLRELVAPGGCLLAEAAPHDVDERLTVRVEDGRGRHGRPFPWARVGTTALLYAADATGWVLTGRWTAYGRPFLELHRRKPTHGAAPPTANGKHARP
- a CDS encoding glycosyltransferase family 87 protein, translating into MIDTAATHSPQPLPTEPPQGRPRRPPSRSSRRTRIRAACTAALLAALTATVVGTLHAGDNQGESGYLLAGYAVAWTLFAAAARTVRKVPARAATGLVLAGSAAIALAALATPPRTSTDMFRYAWDGRVQAAGISPYAHPPAAPELAHLRDDWLFPREGACEDWGVTRTDSGLCARINRPTVPTIYPPVAEGWFFAVHAVSPPDSRHKPLQVGGAVLALGTTVALLAVLRRRGDPQRAPARAALWAWCPAVPFEAVNNAHIDTLGVLLTVLALGTATAGARRGALLGAAIAVKLLPVLVLPGALSGRRSPKHIARLLAAVLAAVALAYLPYVAASGAGVLGYLPGYLHEEGYQPGHVRRFALLRLLLPDAAAGVAVVVLLALTALYVWLRGDPARPWRGALLLTGTALLLVSPNYPWYSLLVVALVALDGRWEWLTVTLAGTVLYLAGGILPGWPLQALAYGAAVLTVVLGAFLRSDRARRMVRHRLGRLSIAV
- a CDS encoding DM13 domain-containing protein, whose protein sequence is MARVRKLLGRPLGIGVLVVAVAVAGFGLYWFQPWKLWQDQTVEEALPAAQVTPGPAEEEQSTTPGAAEAEPSEAPSSPAGPQTLASGELISHEHATSGTVKLVRLDDGSHVVRLENLDTSNGPDLRVWLTDAPVKEGQAGWHVFDDGEYVSLGKLKGNKGSQNYAIPDNVDPSRYTSVSIWCDRFDVSFGAAELGRA